The Apium graveolens cultivar Ventura chromosome 10, ASM990537v1, whole genome shotgun sequence nucleotide sequence aaagatcaagtatattcaaataaactctgttacaatagaactgttgttctctctcagtgatgaacaatatcactaagagctgctaggttacaatgtatattatttctcgtgaatgataacacatatagtgtaaaccctaagctgtgtttatatagtacacagttacaagatatcatccaattgatatggaatataattctgtctcctaaaatatatcaatcagatatcttctacaagtcttctagtcctctaactcttcatgcatatcttcttttgttttagtccagatcttctcctgtaaatcagccatattccttatctgaagtcttcccacacttaagtcctgaaatatatcttctgacaccttaagttctgatattaagttctgacttcagtaagttctgatttcagtaagtcctgataagtcatgttgttaagttctgaaaactaaacacaaatcagattagacatgacatctcaaatatatctaacaatttcattataaatataaaataaattttattgaattaatttaaattcaaaaatattttcttgAACCAGGCCTCATATTTCATTTCGCCTCAATCCTCATAATATCTAACACCGGTCCAGCAGGATTGGAGCCGACTTACATTGTGGGCCAGATATTAAAATTGGGCCAAAAAATAGAGTTGTTTTTATAGGTTGTCAGAACTACTCAGGTCCAATGACGGCCTCCAGAGCAGTGTTTCATGAATAACGAGTCCAGTTAATGGGAATCGGAACATCACGCTTTACTGACTTAGTGTTTGGATTATTAATTTTGGTGCATGGGACGAGAACTCTGGGACTTTCACTAAACAAGGAAGTAAAAATACTTGAAATAGTAGTTAAATTTTTGGTTGTTAATACGTCAGATCATCAAATTAGTAACGAGTTTCAACTAAATTACAAAATTACACAACACAAAAATAGCCCTCAATTTTAGGGAGCCCAAGTCAAATTCAGTTTCCGGGGCCCTAACATAGATATTCAACATACTTGCATATAAATCCAAAAATTTGGGGAAGCCTCGGATATTGGAGGTAAGTCTTGCTCGCCTACAGAGAAACGAAAGCAACTAGAAAAATAATCTTTGGAATTTTTGGAAATGGAAACAGGTACTCAGGTTTCACCTCATGATCCAAGCCCCTCTGTGAGAAAGGCTCTACTTGTTTTAAGCTGCATAGTCTTTGCTATAGGAAACTCTGGTACTCCTCTAGTCATGCGCCTCTACTTCATCCACGGTGGAAACAGAGTCTGGCTATCGCGTTGTCTTCAAAGTGCTGGCTGGCCATTTATTCTCGTAATACTAATCGTTGCCTTGTACTGTCGTCGTGCCCCCACGGGTGACTCCAGTGCCAAGCTCTTTAACATGAAACCACGCTTGATCCTGGCCTCGATTGTCCTTGGTATACTCGTTGGTGCTGGTAATTACCTCTATGCTTATGGCATATCGAAATTGCCAGTGTCCACATCAGTACTAGTAGTTGCATCACAACTTGCCTTCACTGCAGGTACACATTTATTAATATAAACACTTCTAAATATTGTAAGGTGCTAGCTTAGGCTGTTGAGTGAAGTCAATAGTATTTGCCACTAGCCAATTACTAAATCTTCTATTGCAGGTTTTGCATTTCTACTTGTCAAGcaaaaattcagtccattttcGATCAATGCTGTTGTTTTACTGACTATTGGATCTGGAGTACTGCCATTGCATACGAGCAGCGACAGGCCAGAAGGAGAGTCCAAAAGTGAGTACTTGACGGGGTTCATTATGACCCTTGCAGCATCGGCCTTGTGGGGATTTATATTGCCATTGATTGAGTTGACATATCAGAATGCTAATCAAATTATTGATTTTCCGCTGGTGATGGAGATTCAATTCTACACAAATCTGTTTGCTACTTTGTTTGGCACTGTGGGGATGCTCATCAACAATGATTTCAAGGTATTCTTATCTTTTAACAATCTCGTAAGCAGCTCAAACATAAGTTAGCAAACAAGATTGAATGTTTGAGTACATAATACAGTACTAATGTCCTGCAAATTTGAGTTAATATAAGATTCTCATGAATACTAATAATCGAGCTAGTTGTAGTACGACTAACTCTAAGCACGTTATATATTTCTTACAGGGCTTGCAATATTAGATGTAATCAAGGTTAATTCAAGATTAGTGGCTAACTAAACATTTACAGATATAAATTGAATTAAGACAAATTATCGATAATGAGGTCAGACGAATGTTGCAGCACTACAACACACTCCAGCAGCTCTCTGTTCTGAGCCAATCCTTTCCAATCAGCAAAAGTTGCACTGAGCTTAAAGCATTGGTCCAAGTTCTCTTCCTGTACCTTGGTCTAGTGCGTTTGATTATCACCCCTTTACACCGTGTTTAAAGTTAGATGATCGAGAGAGAAAGATTAATGTACGGGTCATTTTAGTGCAGAAAAATTAAAACTCAGGTCGTTTTCTTGCTTATTTATTTGGCAAGTCATTTTCTAGTCTTCATTTTGTTTTATATTCTGTGGATCGTCTTTGTTATATGGCATCATTGTAGCCGTTTGCTTCCGGTCATAGAAGTTTCGGCTGTTATCTTTTACGACGAAAAGTAACAGAACAAAAATAATGAAACAGAATAGCACATTTAGCAGGAATGTAGTAGTTCTGTATGTGCAATGTAGTAGGGGATAGTTATATCTTAGAATGGCTTGTGATATAATAGGGGATAGTATCAGATTTCAGTTGTGTAGTCTCtgttacaaaaaaaataaaaaaaatgctCGACTTCAATGGTTATTACTTCTTGAGTGTTCTAAAAATTGGTCAACCCGGACGAGGATTCAGGTGAGTACTCGGAAATCGGAGGTGTACTGATTCAGATTTGAGCGAGTACTCGATCGACGATTCAGGCGAGTACTCGGAAATCAGAGGTGTACTGATTCAGATTTGAGCGAGGACTCGATCGAGTCCTCATATGCTGAAAATGAGTATTCGGATGATTACTCAAATTTTGGAGGCACAACCGAGTAGATCCATATGGAATACATCAAGATTTTAGAAGATTATTTAAAATCCGGATTCAATGATCCGAACATTTTAAAATATGAATTGGATGCCGTCAGATTTTAAAGTATTGTTTAAATTCTCTTTCGAATATCCGAATTTTCAAGGATTTTTCTTTATCTAAATTATCACAAAATTTTGAAATCCAAAAAAATCATGTAAAATCTAATTAAATACACCCTTAAATATGTGACGGCATCTTATCACAATAATATTACATGCATCCATTTTGGATGCAAATTTAtaaatgaaaaaaataaatagACAAGAGAAAAGAAATTTTAATTTATGGGGACATAAGACAAATCTTGAGAatatttctttatattttcaaattttgagcggacacttttatatatttttaaaaaaattaatagcaaaaaagtataaaatttaattttactTTAGACCGGTTTTCAAATGGTAAATTTACTTTGGCTTCATTATCATCTTACATGATTGCACTAGCACAAGTCTTTATATCTATACGCCCTCTAACAATAACTCACAGTCTCACACCACAAACACGTACAACTAAAAAACACGGGAAGGGATAGAAGATCCGGACTCACACAAAATCATGGTGAACATTGAATCCGAAACTCATGAAACCATAAAGCTTAGCCCTTCTATGAAGAACATTTTATTGTTAATAAACTGCATAGTCCTGTCAATCGGGCACTGCGGTGGTCCATTAGTCACGCGTCTCTACTTCATTCACGGTGGCAAAAGAGTCTGGCTTTCGAGCTGTCTGTTAACTGCAGGCTGGCCATTCATTTTCGTGATTTTCGTAGGCATTTTCTGCTTCCGTCGCGCTATTATTGGTGACTGCACGACGAAGCTTTTCAACATTAGGCCGCGCTTGTTTCTAGCCTCTGCTTTCATTGGTATTCTCACTGGTGTTGATGACTATATTTATGCGTATGGTGTAGCGAGATTGCCTGTCTCCACAGTTGCGCTAATTATCGCATCACAGCTTGCCTTTACTGCAGGTAATTTGCTTACTTTTTTTGGTTTTTCTAGTCTGTGCTCGTGGGTACACTGTATACGTTAACAACTTCAGTGACATATATTGATTGGTTTTAGTCTCATTAATAATGATGGACCCTGTATGCACAAAAATTCTCACCAATAAACAACGAGTGGAAGTTAGTGATTAGAATGTGCTCATCACGTGCATTACAATTTGTAGTATCCGTAGAGTGTGTCCATGTGCACACACGAGAAGGACATATTTTACTTTTTGAGTTTAAATAAGGGAACAAGAGTAAGAATTAGAACTTATGACCTTATTCAAATAATTTCACTGCAGGTTTTGCGTATTTACTTGTGAAGCAAAAATTCAGTTCATTTTCGATCAATGCTATTGTTTTGCTGACAATAGGATCAGGAGTACTAGCTCTACACACGAGCAGTGACAGACCGGATGGAGAGTCGAAAAGAGAGTATGTTTTAGGATTTGTAATGACACTTGGTGCCGCGGCTTTGTATGGATTCATATTGCCATTGGTCGAATTTACATATCAGAAGGCAAAGCAAGTTATTGATTATcagttagtgatggaatttcAAATGGTTATGTGTGTTTTCGCCACTCTGTTTTGCATAGTAGGAATGCTTATCAACCATGATTTCCAGGTATGTTTTTTCTCAACTCTGTTACTTTTTTAATGCTTGATCAGTGCTTCTGTAGTTATGTATCTGCAATTGATGTTATTTGATGCTAATACTAAGTAGAACCCGGCTAAAGTGATATTCTTGGTACCGGAAAAAATGATCACTTTAGAAAGGTTATCGCGTAAGAGGGGTTTATATACCACTGATTACAGTTAAGTCTCTTTAAAGTAATAGGGTCGGgaccaagaaaaaatattactttagcGAGTTTATTACTTTACCGGGAGTAAAAATACACTGTGTCTGTCCTTTATGTTGGGAccggagaaaaatattattttagcgaggttattactttatcgattatTACTTCATCGAGGTTTAACTGTACTACCTGTGACCCGGGGACTGCTGTATCAATCTGATTTCCTTCACCTCATATTCTTTCTGCGAAATTACTGAGAAATCTGTATCCTTGTATTTTTGTGGTAGATTTTTTCCTTTTGGTACCAAGCCATTCAACAGAATAAAGGAGAATAGTCCACAAACGCAGCTTGAACGTTAGAATTG carries:
- the LOC141693557 gene encoding purine permease 3-like isoform X2, with product METGTQVSPHDPSPSVRKALLVLSCIVFAIGNSGTPLVMRLYFIHGGNRVWLSRCLQSAGWPFILVILIVALYCRRAPTGDSSAKLFNMKPRLILASIVLGILVGAGNYLYAYGISKLPVSTSVLVVASQLAFTAGFAFLLVKQKFSPFSINAVVLLTIGSGVLPLHTSSDRPEGESKSEYLTGFIMTLAASALWGFILPLIELTYQNANQIIDFPLVMEIQFYTNLFATLFGTVGMLINNDFKGLQY
- the LOC141693557 gene encoding purine permease 1-like isoform X1, with amino-acid sequence METGTQVSPHDPSPSVRKALLVLSCIVFAIGNSGTPLVMRLYFIHGGNRVWLSRCLQSAGWPFILVILIVALYCRRAPTGDSSAKLFNMKPRLILASIVLGILVGAGNYLYAYGISKLPVSTSVLVVASQLAFTAGFAFLLVKQKFSPFSINAVVLLTIGSGVLPLHTSSDRPEGESKSEYLTGFIMTLAASALWGFILPLIELTYQNANQIIDFPLVMEIQFYTNLFATLFGTVGMLINNDFKVFLSFNNLVSSSNIS
- the LOC141693127 gene encoding purine permease 1-like isoform X2 — its product is MVNIESETHETIKLSPSMKNILLLINCIVLSIGHCGGPLVTRLYFIHGGKRVWLSSCLLTAGWPFIFVIFVGIFCFRRAIIGDCTTKLFNIRPRLFLASAFIGILTGVDDYIYAYGVARLPVSTVALIIASQLAFTAGSGVLALHTSSDRPDGESKREYVLGFVMTLGAAALYGFILPLVEFTYQKAKQVIDYQLVMEFQMVMCVFATLFCIVGMLINHDFQAIPREARNFELGEIKYYVVLVCSGLIWQFFYLGAVGVIFCSSSLLSGIIIAVLLPVTEVLAVIVYREKFQAEKGVALILSLWGFVSYFYGEIKLNKKLEKKRRANMELPTNQIAVP
- the LOC141693127 gene encoding purine permease 1-like isoform X1 gives rise to the protein MVNIESETHETIKLSPSMKNILLLINCIVLSIGHCGGPLVTRLYFIHGGKRVWLSSCLLTAGWPFIFVIFVGIFCFRRAIIGDCTTKLFNIRPRLFLASAFIGILTGVDDYIYAYGVARLPVSTVALIIASQLAFTAGFAYLLVKQKFSSFSINAIVLLTIGSGVLALHTSSDRPDGESKREYVLGFVMTLGAAALYGFILPLVEFTYQKAKQVIDYQLVMEFQMVMCVFATLFCIVGMLINHDFQAIPREARNFELGEIKYYVVLVCSGLIWQFFYLGAVGVIFCSSSLLSGIIIAVLLPVTEVLAVIVYREKFQAEKGVALILSLWGFVSYFYGEIKLNKKLEKKRRANMELPTNQIAVP